A part of Marinomonas rhizomae genomic DNA contains:
- a CDS encoding UxaA family hydrolase, translated as MIIGSKQTIRLHANDNVVIALSDLAEGSKLNEFDITLLSYVPRGHKVALKEIAKGDNVIRYGQIIGQATQAIAVGEHVHVQNMGMGEHLQDYAFSRNSNSLPPISPARTFNGYHRQNGKVGTRNYLGILTSVNCAGSVARFIEEAATKTDFLKDYPNIDGIVPIVHSTGCGMSSQGEGYQTLHRTLTGYANNPNFGGILLVGLGCEVLQVSSLVDSQEPSAAFRYMTIQSEGGTRKTIEKGLQELHLLAQKANKATREPAPVSEIMVGMQCGGSDGYSGITANPALGYASDLLVRHGGTTILSETSEVYGAEHLLTRRAVSTEVGKKLIDRIHWWEDYCARNGGEMDNNPSPGNKNGGLTTILEKSLGAVAKSGSAPLTDVYLFGEAIDKKGFVFMDSPGFDPCSVTGQVASGANMIIFTTGRGSVSGYKPTPCIKLATNTEMYRRLQEDMDLNCGDIVTSGVSIEEKGTELFELIIRIASGEETKSEALGFGGAEFVPWQIGAVM; from the coding sequence ATGATCATTGGGTCCAAACAAACCATTCGTTTACATGCTAATGATAACGTCGTTATCGCCTTAAGTGACCTTGCTGAAGGCAGTAAATTAAACGAATTTGATATCACGCTACTGAGCTATGTCCCAAGAGGTCATAAAGTCGCGCTTAAAGAAATAGCGAAAGGCGATAATGTTATTCGCTATGGCCAAATCATTGGTCAAGCTACGCAAGCCATTGCCGTCGGCGAACATGTTCATGTTCAAAATATGGGTATGGGCGAGCACCTGCAAGACTATGCGTTTTCTCGCAACAGCAACTCGCTGCCTCCCATATCACCAGCGCGCACTTTTAACGGTTACCATCGCCAGAATGGCAAAGTAGGGACTCGTAATTATTTAGGCATTTTGACGTCGGTAAATTGCGCAGGCTCGGTCGCACGTTTTATCGAAGAGGCGGCTACTAAAACTGATTTCCTAAAAGATTATCCGAATATTGATGGCATCGTGCCGATTGTTCATAGCACTGGCTGTGGCATGTCGAGTCAAGGCGAAGGCTATCAAACTCTTCACCGTACGCTGACGGGTTATGCCAATAATCCAAATTTCGGCGGCATTTTGTTGGTCGGTCTTGGCTGTGAAGTACTGCAAGTGTCTAGCCTTGTGGACAGCCAAGAACCGAGTGCTGCCTTTCGTTATATGACGATTCAGTCTGAAGGCGGTACGCGAAAAACAATCGAAAAAGGCTTACAGGAACTGCATTTATTAGCTCAAAAGGCAAATAAAGCAACACGAGAACCTGCTCCTGTCTCCGAAATTATGGTCGGTATGCAATGTGGTGGCTCCGATGGCTATTCCGGCATTACGGCTAATCCAGCTTTAGGTTATGCCTCTGATTTATTAGTTCGTCACGGTGGCACTACTATCCTCTCAGAAACATCTGAAGTGTATGGCGCGGAACATTTATTGACGCGACGTGCTGTGTCTACGGAGGTCGGAAAAAAACTGATTGATCGGATTCATTGGTGGGAAGACTACTGTGCTCGTAATGGCGGCGAAATGGACAACAATCCAAGTCCGGGTAATAAAAATGGTGGTTTAACTACCATTCTTGAAAAGTCTTTGGGAGCAGTTGCCAAAAGCGGCAGCGCGCCATTAACCGATGTTTACCTGTTTGGCGAAGCGATTGATAAAAAAGGCTTTGTATTTATGGATAGCCCAGGCTTTGACCCATGCTCAGTAACCGGGCAAGTCGCGTCGGGCGCCAATATGATTATTTTTACCACAGGACGTGGTTCAGTTTCAGGTTATAAGCCTACGCCATGTATTAAGTTGGCAACTAATACAGAAATGTATCGTCGGCTTCAAGAGGACATGGATTTGAACTGTGGAGATATCGTCACTAGTGGTGTGTCAATTGAAGAAAAAGGTACGGAGCTATTCGAGCTAATTATTCGAATTGCGTCAGGTGAAGAAACAAAAAGTGAAGCGTTAGGTTTTGGCGGGGCAGAATTTGTGCCTTGGCAAATTGGCGCAGTGATGTAG
- a CDS encoding ABC transporter permease, producing MITESQKASPSLISKLIKMSAHQRVLAFASLIVLLIVFSIASPNFMQTSNMLAILQATSVNGVLAVAATLVIISGGIDLSVGTLMTFTAVVAGVLLTNMNLPLPIGVLGAILAGAFCGFCSGSFVAKMKIPPFIATLGMMLILKGLSLVVSGARPIYFNNTPGFDEISRGSLIGEVLPFLPIPNGVLILFIVAGVASYVLSKTILGRYCFGIGSNEEAVRLSGVNTDFWKIAIYAVAGGICGIAGILISSRLNSAQPALGLGYELEAIAAVVIGGTSLSGGRGTIIGTLIGALIMAVLTNGLRVLSVAQEWQTVVTGIIIILAVYADMMRRQKSK from the coding sequence ATGATAACCGAAAGCCAAAAGGCATCACCAAGTCTTATCAGTAAGTTGATAAAAATGTCAGCACATCAGCGAGTGCTCGCCTTTGCGAGTTTGATCGTATTATTGATCGTGTTTTCTATCGCTTCCCCGAATTTTATGCAGACATCGAATATGCTGGCGATTCTGCAAGCGACGTCTGTTAATGGCGTTCTAGCTGTGGCAGCCACGTTAGTAATTATCTCCGGCGGTATTGATTTGTCTGTCGGAACCTTGATGACATTCACCGCTGTAGTTGCTGGTGTACTGTTAACCAATATGAATTTGCCACTGCCAATTGGTGTGCTTGGTGCCATTCTAGCAGGTGCATTTTGTGGTTTCTGCTCTGGCTCTTTTGTTGCCAAGATGAAGATTCCACCTTTTATTGCCACATTGGGCATGATGCTGATTTTAAAAGGTTTGTCATTGGTGGTAAGCGGTGCGCGCCCTATTTACTTCAATAACACGCCAGGTTTTGACGAGATTTCGCGTGGTTCCCTAATTGGTGAAGTCTTACCTTTTCTACCTATTCCAAACGGTGTGTTGATTCTGTTCATTGTTGCTGGTGTGGCGAGTTACGTATTGAGTAAAACCATTCTAGGTCGTTATTGCTTCGGTATTGGTTCTAATGAAGAGGCTGTACGTTTATCTGGTGTGAATACGGACTTTTGGAAAATTGCGATTTATGCGGTAGCGGGTGGTATTTGTGGTATTGCTGGGATTTTGATTTCGTCACGTTTGAACTCGGCTCAACCCGCCCTTGGTCTTGGTTATGAATTGGAAGCGATTGCCGCTGTAGTCATTGGTGGTACATCTTTGTCAGGTGGGCGTGGAACGATAATCGGTACACTAATCGGTGCACTCATTATGGCGGTATTAACGAACGGCTTACGCGTACTGTCTGTTGCACAAGAATGGCAGACTGTTGTCACCGGTATCATCATTATCTTAGCAGTTTACGCCGATATGATGCGCCGTCAAAAGTCTAAATAA
- a CDS encoding SDR family oxidoreductase: protein MRLKGKTILITAAGQGIGRASAEACLKEGAHVIATDINDEALKSLQQDCPTIQTHILDVTDANSIKSFAEQMPNLDGLFNCAGFVHNGTVLDISDENWEFSVNLNVTSMMRMCRAFLPGMLKQAEITGSSSVVNMASMASSIKGFPMRTAYGATKAGVIGLSKGIAADFVKQGIRCNSVCPGTVNTPSLQGRIASAADPVQAQKDFIARQPMGRLAEVSDITPIIVYLLSDESAFMTGQSLLVDGGVTI from the coding sequence ATGAGACTCAAGGGAAAAACAATATTAATAACAGCTGCTGGCCAAGGAATTGGTAGAGCAAGTGCCGAAGCCTGTTTAAAAGAAGGGGCGCATGTCATTGCTACAGATATCAATGATGAGGCGCTTAAATCTTTGCAGCAAGATTGCCCAACTATACAAACACATATACTCGATGTTACGGACGCCAATTCGATTAAATCATTCGCTGAGCAGATGCCCAATCTAGATGGTTTGTTTAATTGCGCAGGTTTTGTTCATAACGGCACTGTTTTAGATATTAGTGATGAAAATTGGGAGTTCAGTGTGAACTTGAATGTCACTTCTATGATGCGTATGTGTCGAGCTTTTCTACCCGGTATGTTGAAGCAAGCCGAAATTACTGGCTCTTCTTCTGTCGTCAATATGGCTTCTATGGCCTCTTCAATCAAAGGCTTCCCAATGCGGACAGCCTATGGCGCGACCAAAGCAGGTGTCATTGGATTATCAAAAGGCATTGCAGCGGATTTTGTCAAACAAGGTATTCGTTGTAACTCGGTTTGCCCTGGAACGGTGAATACGCCTTCCCTACAAGGTCGTATCGCTTCAGCCGCTGATCCAGTTCAAGCTCAAAAAGATTTTATCGCTCGCCAACCTATGGGGCGCCTAGCTGAGGTAAGTGATATTACGCCAATCATTGTGTACTTGCTGTCCGATGAGAGTGCATTTATGACGGGGCAGTCTTTGCTCGTAGATGGTGGTGTGACGATTTAA
- a CDS encoding sugar ABC transporter ATP-binding protein: MPLLVEMSGIEKRFPGVYSLRGVNFDLEKGEVHALMGENGAGKSTLMKILSGVYQKDGGTVKVDDQLAVFDGPKAAQNAGIGIIHQELSLMNDLTVAQNVFIGREPRSAWGVIDEKRLNAQASDIFKKMNFDIDPMTEIGSLTVAKQQMVEIAKALSFQSRVLIMDEPTAALNDAEIAELFVIIRRLKAEGVGIIYISHKMDEIKQIADRVTVLRDGEYIGTVEAKETPLSEIISMMVGREVKDETVDIPDLSDQPELLSVKGLNRGKEIKDVSFSLKKGEILGFAGLMGAGRTEVARAIFGADPIDSGEVWVNGKHCQIQSPSDAVAAGIGYLSEDRKHFGLALGMDVRANIAMAALNRFTGSVGALNESEMSSVANGYIKQLGIRTPSDTQEVGFLSGGNQQKVVIAKWLLRDCDILIFDEPTRGIDVGAKSEIYKLLESLAKQGKAIIVISSELPEVMRLSHRIAVMCQGKLTGILPGGKATNQEQIMALATQ; the protein is encoded by the coding sequence ATGCCGTTATTGGTTGAAATGAGTGGAATTGAAAAACGATTTCCCGGTGTATATTCCCTGAGAGGTGTTAATTTCGATCTTGAAAAAGGTGAAGTACATGCTTTGATGGGTGAGAACGGTGCTGGTAAGTCGACGTTGATGAAAATACTGTCTGGTGTTTATCAAAAAGACGGTGGCACAGTAAAAGTCGATGACCAACTTGCTGTCTTTGATGGCCCAAAAGCTGCGCAAAATGCGGGTATTGGCATCATTCATCAGGAACTGAGTTTGATGAATGATCTGACCGTTGCTCAAAATGTGTTTATTGGTCGAGAACCTCGTTCTGCTTGGGGGGTGATTGACGAAAAACGTTTAAATGCTCAGGCAAGTGACATCTTTAAGAAGATGAATTTCGATATTGATCCGATGACTGAAATTGGCAGTTTAACGGTCGCTAAGCAACAGATGGTCGAAATAGCCAAGGCTTTATCTTTTCAATCACGCGTTCTCATTATGGATGAGCCAACAGCGGCTTTGAATGATGCGGAGATTGCAGAGTTGTTTGTCATTATCCGTCGCCTGAAAGCGGAAGGTGTTGGCATCATCTATATCAGTCACAAGATGGATGAAATCAAGCAAATCGCAGACCGCGTTACTGTGCTACGCGATGGTGAATACATCGGCACAGTTGAGGCTAAAGAGACGCCACTATCTGAAATTATCTCAATGATGGTTGGTCGCGAAGTGAAAGATGAAACGGTTGATATCCCCGATTTGTCTGATCAGCCTGAGCTACTTTCTGTGAAAGGCCTGAATCGCGGAAAAGAGATCAAGGATGTCAGTTTTTCTCTCAAGAAAGGCGAGATTTTAGGTTTTGCGGGTTTAATGGGAGCAGGGCGAACCGAAGTAGCTCGTGCCATTTTCGGTGCAGATCCAATCGATTCTGGTGAGGTTTGGGTAAATGGTAAGCACTGCCAAATCCAATCTCCCAGTGATGCCGTTGCTGCAGGTATTGGGTATTTGTCGGAAGACCGTAAACACTTTGGCTTAGCTTTAGGTATGGATGTACGAGCCAACATCGCTATGGCTGCGTTAAATCGTTTTACTGGTTCTGTAGGGGCACTGAATGAATCGGAAATGAGTTCTGTAGCCAATGGTTATATTAAGCAGTTAGGTATTAGAACCCCGTCTGATACACAGGAAGTCGGCTTTTTGTCTGGTGGTAATCAGCAAAAAGTAGTCATTGCAAAATGGTTATTAAGAGACTGTGACATTTTGATTTTTGATGAACCAACGCGAGGAATTGATGTGGGTGCCAAGTCGGAGATTTATAAATTATTAGAATCTCTCGCCAAGCAAGGTAAAGCGATTATTGTCATTTCTTCGGAGTTACCTGAAGTAATGCGCCTAAGCCATCGAATTGCCGTTATGTGCCAAGGGAAACTTACTGGAATATTGCCCGGTGGAAAAGCAACAAATCAAGAACAAATTATGGCATTAGCCACTCAGTAA
- a CDS encoding alpha/beta hydrolase family protein, whose product MKRFACFVLLVSCWAVNASTYSVGFDQVQLYIDSDRPLKASVWYPSQTIFPTEKVAANAAFLGTNVVRVGTPQAGKFPLVVISHGYRGNWRNQNWLATKLAQDGYVVASIDHPGTTSFDHSAQAAAQWWQRAGDLSRLLDWLLEESYLLPNIDANNVTAIGHSLGGWTVMLLAGAQFDRDQLKQECSLKASPRVCGLRAELGLDKVQVGEPTGSLQDSRIKRVVSLDLGLARSLSRQSLQSLTAPTLILAADVDIGDLPQAEESGFLAQYIPKNKRQYIVYLDAAHFSFMQLCKPGAIDLIEEENPGDGIVCQDGNDRSRDELHQVMYQDIIRFIQDS is encoded by the coding sequence ATGAAACGGTTTGCGTGTTTTGTTTTATTAGTCAGCTGCTGGGCTGTGAATGCTTCTACCTATTCGGTGGGTTTTGATCAGGTTCAGTTATATATAGACAGCGATAGGCCGTTAAAAGCCAGTGTGTGGTATCCATCACAGACGATCTTTCCCACTGAAAAAGTTGCGGCAAATGCTGCGTTTTTGGGAACCAATGTAGTACGAGTGGGAACGCCTCAGGCGGGTAAGTTTCCGCTGGTAGTGATTTCTCATGGTTATCGTGGCAATTGGCGTAATCAGAATTGGCTCGCGACAAAATTGGCGCAAGATGGTTATGTCGTGGCATCGATTGATCATCCTGGTACAACGTCGTTTGATCATTCTGCGCAAGCGGCGGCTCAGTGGTGGCAGCGTGCAGGTGATTTATCGCGCTTGTTAGATTGGTTGTTGGAGGAGTCTTACCTATTGCCAAATATCGACGCTAATAACGTTACCGCCATTGGCCACTCATTGGGCGGCTGGACCGTGATGTTGCTAGCGGGTGCGCAATTTGATCGTGATCAGTTGAAGCAAGAATGCAGCCTGAAAGCGAGTCCTCGCGTGTGCGGTTTGAGGGCGGAACTTGGCCTAGATAAAGTGCAAGTGGGCGAACCAACGGGCAGTTTGCAAGACTCGCGAATCAAGCGAGTAGTGTCGTTAGACTTGGGCTTGGCACGTAGTTTGTCACGCCAGAGCTTACAGAGTTTAACCGCTCCAACTTTAATCCTTGCGGCCGATGTCGATATTGGTGATTTACCTCAAGCAGAAGAATCCGGCTTTCTCGCCCAATATATCCCCAAAAATAAGCGTCAATACATTGTCTACCTAGACGCCGCGCACTTTAGCTTTATGCAGCTTTGTAAGCCCGGTGCCATTGATTTGATCGAAGAGGAAAATCCAGGCGATGGCATTGTTTGTCAAGACGGCAATGATAGGTCACGAGATGAACTTCATCAGGTGATGTATCAAGACATCATTCGATTTATCCAGGATTCTTAA
- a CDS encoding ABC transporter substrate-binding protein, which translates to MLSRRKLVGLISAVTIMAASSFVQADDQPYIPLISKGFQHQFWQAVKQGADQAAKEFNVRVTFEGPDTEAQVDRQIDMLAAALANKPDAIGFAALDSQAAIPLLRKAQKAGIPIVAFDSGVESDIPVTTATTDNLAASALAADKMAELIGNKGQVAVVAHSQTGTTGIDRRDGFLKRMKEAHPNIDVVTVQYGDGDQLKSTEVARAILTSYPKLAGMFGTNEGSAVGVVNAARESKAKDLVIIGFDSGTAQMNAIRSGLMAGAITQNPIGIGYETVKAAVKTIKGEKVPKIIDTGFYYYTAKNIDDPKIAAVLYK; encoded by the coding sequence ATGTTGTCACGTCGCAAATTAGTAGGTCTTATCAGTGCTGTTACTATTATGGCAGCGTCATCTTTTGTGCAAGCAGATGACCAGCCATATATTCCACTGATTTCAAAAGGGTTTCAGCATCAGTTTTGGCAAGCTGTGAAACAAGGTGCCGATCAGGCTGCAAAAGAATTCAACGTACGCGTTACATTTGAAGGGCCTGATACGGAAGCACAAGTGGATCGCCAGATTGATATGTTAGCCGCGGCATTAGCCAATAAACCCGATGCCATTGGTTTTGCTGCTTTAGATAGCCAAGCGGCTATTCCTCTGTTACGTAAAGCACAAAAAGCCGGTATTCCAATTGTTGCGTTCGATAGTGGAGTGGAAAGTGATATTCCAGTAACAACAGCAACGACGGATAACTTGGCAGCTTCTGCATTAGCGGCAGACAAAATGGCTGAGTTGATTGGTAATAAAGGACAAGTCGCTGTTGTGGCTCACAGTCAAACAGGGACAACAGGCATTGATCGCCGTGATGGCTTTCTAAAACGCATGAAAGAAGCTCATCCAAATATTGACGTGGTTACCGTTCAATACGGTGATGGCGATCAACTGAAATCAACGGAAGTTGCTCGTGCAATTCTGACCTCTTATCCAAAGCTAGCCGGTATGTTTGGTACCAATGAAGGTTCTGCTGTCGGCGTGGTAAATGCGGCCCGTGAGTCTAAAGCTAAAGATCTTGTCATTATCGGCTTTGATTCAGGTACAGCTCAGATGAATGCGATTCGTAGTGGTTTGATGGCTGGTGCTATTACACAGAACCCAATCGGTATTGGTTATGAAACTGTGAAAGCAGCGGTTAAAACCATCAAGGGTGAAAAGGTGCCAAAAATTATCGACACAGGCTTCTATTATTACACGGCTAAAAACATCGACGATCCAAAAATCGCTGCAGTTCTATATAAATAA
- a CDS encoding aldo/keto reductase: MKTRIINSSGSSITEIGFGCAGAGNLFRPVSYENICGAVLKASELGVQYFDTAPHYGAGLSERRLGLALGETLHQDIFLSTKVGRLLHPDCKVDQKEADGFVGASPFDREYNYTYDGVMRSFEDSLQRLGVSHIDMLLMHDIGELTHKEQHVMYFQQAIEGGFRAMMELRDQGLVRNIGLGVNEWQICDQAMNHAQFDCFMVANCFTLLNNDITHTFTDKCSKNNVSLIAAAPFNSGILAKGSKNLGHYFYGEAPKDIVDKVIAIESICDQFDVSLQAAAIQYALRYDCVKSVLIGMTNEDRVIQNIAWYEESIPEAFWQALAPIIYSS; the protein is encoded by the coding sequence ATGAAAACAAGAATAATAAACAGCAGTGGTTCCTCTATTACAGAAATAGGGTTTGGTTGTGCCGGCGCAGGTAATTTATTTCGTCCGGTGTCTTACGAGAATATCTGTGGTGCCGTTCTTAAAGCGAGTGAGTTAGGTGTTCAGTACTTTGATACCGCTCCTCATTATGGCGCCGGCCTCTCAGAGCGTCGTTTAGGCTTGGCTCTTGGCGAAACGCTACACCAAGATATTTTCCTATCCACAAAAGTGGGAAGATTGCTGCATCCGGACTGCAAAGTAGATCAAAAAGAAGCAGACGGCTTTGTTGGCGCAAGCCCTTTTGATCGTGAATACAATTATACCTACGATGGCGTTATGCGATCCTTCGAAGACTCTCTTCAGCGGCTTGGCGTGAGCCATATTGATATGCTGTTAATGCATGATATAGGTGAGCTGACTCATAAAGAACAGCACGTCATGTATTTTCAACAAGCCATTGAGGGTGGCTTTAGAGCGATGATGGAATTACGTGATCAAGGTTTAGTGCGCAATATTGGTTTAGGTGTGAACGAATGGCAAATATGCGATCAAGCCATGAATCACGCCCAGTTTGATTGCTTTATGGTTGCCAATTGTTTTACCTTATTAAACAACGATATTACGCATACCTTTACTGACAAATGTAGCAAGAATAATGTTTCTCTTATTGCCGCCGCGCCGTTTAATTCTGGCATTCTAGCCAAAGGCTCTAAAAATTTAGGCCATTATTTCTATGGTGAAGCGCCTAAAGACATTGTCGATAAAGTCATTGCCATAGAATCTATTTGTGATCAATTTGATGTCTCGCTACAGGCGGCCGCGATTCAATACGCATTACGTTATGATTGTGTGAAATCTGTGCTAATTGGCATGACTAATGAAGATCGAGTTATACAAAATATAGCTTGGTATGAAGAATCTATTCCTGAAGCATTCTGGCAGGCATTAGCGCCGATCATTTACTCATCATAA
- a CDS encoding fumarylacetoacetate hydrolase family protein, producing the protein MKLVRFGPLGKEKPGLLDDNGRVRDLSSVIPDLSDEHLSLASMKELNTLDIDSLPLVDGVPQEDLRLGACVSNVGKFICIGLNYADHAAESGMPVPAEPVIFNKWTSAIVGPNDDVKIPKGSEKTDWEVELGIVIGEGGSDIAEADAMKHVAGFCVINDVSERAFQLEGTGTWDKGKGCDTFGPTGPWLVTPDEVGDFNDLGIWLEIDGKRYQNGSTSTMVFKVPHLIAYCSRYMSLQPGDIISTGTPPGVGLGFNPPIYLKGGEEMKLGIDKLGVQCQKVVKA; encoded by the coding sequence ATGAAATTAGTTCGCTTTGGGCCACTAGGGAAAGAAAAGCCAGGTTTACTTGATGATAACGGTCGAGTTCGTGATTTGTCGTCAGTCATTCCAGATTTATCTGATGAGCATCTAAGCTTAGCAAGCATGAAAGAGTTAAACACCTTAGATATTGATAGCTTGCCTTTGGTCGATGGCGTACCGCAAGAAGATCTGCGTCTCGGGGCTTGTGTGTCCAATGTGGGTAAGTTTATTTGTATTGGCTTGAATTATGCCGATCATGCTGCCGAATCTGGCATGCCTGTTCCTGCAGAGCCTGTTATTTTCAATAAATGGACGTCGGCGATTGTTGGGCCAAATGATGATGTGAAAATTCCAAAAGGCTCTGAAAAAACCGATTGGGAAGTGGAATTAGGTATCGTTATTGGCGAAGGCGGCAGTGACATTGCAGAAGCTGATGCAATGAAGCACGTTGCGGGTTTTTGTGTGATCAATGATGTGTCAGAGCGTGCATTCCAGCTTGAGGGAACAGGCACTTGGGACAAAGGGAAAGGCTGCGACACCTTTGGTCCAACGGGACCTTGGTTAGTAACCCCAGATGAAGTCGGTGACTTCAATGATCTTGGAATCTGGTTAGAAATCGATGGTAAACGTTACCAAAATGGCTCGACATCAACCATGGTATTTAAAGTGCCTCATTTGATTGCTTATTGCAGCCGATATATGAGCTTGCAACCGGGCGATATTATTTCAACTGGTACGCCACCGGGTGTAGGTTTGGGTTTCAATCCGCCAATTTATCTAAAAGGTGGTGAAGAAATGAAGCTTGGCATTGATAAGCTCGGTGTGCAATGTCAGAAAGTCGTTAAGGCTTAG
- a CDS encoding RbsD/FucU family protein, whose translation MLYHIPSIITPELLYAMRAMGHGDELLITDANFPATSHGREYIRLSGVNSSEALSAILTLLPIDTFVENPFITMETVDHPEIVPSTVEDFTQIIQKKTNFTARPIGLDRFGFYQRAKQAFVIIQTSDIRPYANIMVKKGVINHAD comes from the coding sequence ATGCTTTATCACATACCAAGCATTATTACGCCCGAACTCCTTTATGCAATGAGAGCAATGGGGCACGGTGATGAGTTACTCATCACCGATGCCAATTTCCCAGCCACCAGCCATGGTCGAGAGTACATTAGGCTAAGCGGTGTAAACAGCTCTGAAGCCTTATCCGCTATCCTCACGCTCCTCCCTATCGATACCTTTGTTGAAAACCCTTTTATTACCATGGAAACAGTCGATCACCCTGAGATCGTTCCTTCAACAGTGGAGGATTTCACACAAATAATTCAAAAGAAAACCAACTTCACCGCTCGTCCAATTGGGCTTGACCGATTTGGATTTTATCAAAGAGCAAAGCAAGCCTTTGTGATTATCCAGACTTCAGACATTCGCCCTTACGCAAATATTATGGTCAAAAAGGGAGTGATAAATCATGCGGATTGA
- a CDS encoding GntR family transcriptional regulator yields the protein MAESSLNKIQNLSGSLSQRVYQSLREAILSMQYPPGTVIRKGAICEQLGVSRSPVAEALAKLSAEGLVDVIPQSATKVSCFSMDEIREASFLRQALEVAAVEKVTLERSDEQLAALTRNVRMQALLVEDKDFVGFYQADEEFHTLLMNFTGFNGVSQVLDSVSLHLVRARMLILPEEGRPAEAVKEHQAILAAIKEQDVDAAREAMKYHIGQLIPRILPLEESHAEYFKM from the coding sequence ATGGCAGAGTCATCGCTTAATAAAATTCAGAACTTGAGCGGTTCACTGTCTCAACGGGTATACCAATCACTGCGAGAAGCCATTCTTTCTATGCAGTACCCTCCCGGAACAGTGATTCGAAAAGGCGCAATATGCGAGCAATTAGGTGTTTCTCGCTCTCCGGTTGCTGAAGCATTAGCAAAACTTTCTGCAGAAGGTTTGGTGGATGTTATTCCGCAATCTGCGACAAAAGTATCGTGCTTTTCAATGGATGAAATACGTGAAGCAAGCTTTTTGAGGCAAGCTTTAGAAGTCGCCGCCGTTGAAAAAGTAACGCTAGAACGCAGCGATGAACAATTAGCCGCCTTGACTCGTAACGTACGAATGCAAGCGTTATTAGTGGAAGACAAAGACTTCGTGGGTTTTTACCAAGCAGATGAAGAATTTCACACTCTGCTGATGAATTTCACTGGCTTCAACGGTGTTTCACAAGTGTTAGACAGCGTCTCTCTACACTTGGTGAGAGCGCGTATGCTGATTTTGCCGGAAGAAGGTAGACCTGCGGAAGCCGTAAAAGAACATCAGGCGATTCTTGCTGCGATCAAAGAACAAGATGTGGATGCCGCTCGGGAAGCAATGAAATATCACATTGGCCAACTGATCCCTAGAATTTTGCCATTGGAAGAATCTCACGCTGAGTATTTTAAAATGTAA
- a CDS encoding amidohydrolase family protein encodes MRIDAHQHFWRIERNDYGWLTPELTTLYQDFEPDDLMPLLRKHNIDGTILVQAAPTEAETQFLLRLSEQYECIKGVVGWVNFDHSDAPKHIAELAKQPKLVGIRPMIQDIKDIDWMLSPSVAKTLRSLSQHQLVFDALVKPQHLKNLKQLIEQHPDLKMVINHGAKPNIKERELYQWRTDLSAFRDLPNISCKLSGLVTEASSDWQAKDLFPYIDTIFDVFGEQRVLWGSDWPVSLLASSYAKWFNTIDLYLTQNRLSKAKVFGGNAERVYSLSS; translated from the coding sequence ATGCGGATTGATGCTCATCAGCACTTCTGGCGCATAGAGCGGAACGATTATGGCTGGTTAACGCCTGAGTTAACCACGCTTTATCAAGACTTCGAACCAGATGATTTAATGCCTTTGTTAAGAAAACATAATATTGATGGCACCATACTGGTTCAGGCCGCCCCCACAGAAGCAGAAACTCAATTTTTGTTACGGCTTAGCGAGCAATACGAATGCATCAAAGGCGTCGTTGGCTGGGTCAATTTTGATCATAGCGACGCACCAAAACACATCGCTGAATTAGCAAAGCAACCTAAATTAGTTGGCATACGTCCAATGATCCAAGACATTAAAGACATTGACTGGATGCTAAGTCCCTCTGTTGCTAAAACATTACGCAGTCTAAGCCAACACCAACTTGTATTCGATGCTCTTGTTAAACCACAGCATCTAAAAAATTTAAAACAACTGATAGAACAACATCCAGACCTAAAAATGGTTATCAATCATGGTGCGAAACCAAACATTAAAGAGCGTGAATTGTATCAGTGGCGTACAGATCTCAGTGCGTTTCGAGATTTACCAAACATAAGTTGTAAGCTTTCTGGTCTCGTCACTGAAGCAAGCAGTGATTGGCAAGCGAAGGATTTATTTCCTTATATCGATACTATTTTTGACGTCTTCGGGGAACAAAGAGTCCTCTGGGGCAGCGACTGGCCAGTCAGCCTTCTGGCATCCTCTTACGCCAAATGGTTCAACACCATTGA